One window of Desulfarculus baarsii DSM 2075 genomic DNA carries:
- a CDS encoding LolA family protein — MATLIAMVWLMSGCATTIDGPTMGELPSPQQAVARLQERQANVRSFVMQGSLSARTAEGRDLSGDHVIYGVYPDRLRADVLGPFGQPVLRMIADGNKLSVLSFDENRLYLGRATRQNVAAFLGVNLSPDEVFTILGGGVPFLRSDNLQETAPAQPGAAMLTITDGPARIVETVEFDLADYSIRQGRLRQHEGPYNFLCRFDKFTTGGPWRYPRTVEIESADGRALALENDELLINEPVDGKVFEAPTPKGIEVRWLK, encoded by the coding sequence ATGGCGACCCTCATCGCCATGGTCTGGCTGATGAGCGGCTGCGCCACGACCATCGACGGACCGACCATGGGCGAACTGCCCAGCCCCCAACAGGCCGTCGCCCGCTTGCAAGAGCGTCAGGCCAACGTGCGCAGCTTCGTCATGCAGGGCTCGCTGAGCGCGCGCACCGCCGAAGGCCGTGATCTCTCCGGCGATCATGTCATCTACGGCGTCTACCCCGACCGCCTGCGGGCTGACGTTTTGGGCCCCTTTGGTCAGCCGGTGCTGCGCATGATCGCCGACGGCAACAAGCTCTCCGTGCTTTCCTTTGACGAAAACCGGCTCTATCTGGGCCGGGCCACCAGGCAAAACGTGGCCGCCTTTCTGGGCGTCAACCTCTCGCCCGATGAAGTTTTCACCATCCTCGGCGGCGGCGTGCCGTTTTTGCGCTCGGACAATCTGCAAGAAACCGCCCCAGCCCAGCCCGGCGCGGCCATGCTCACCATCACCGACGGCCCGGCGCGCATCGTCGAGACGGTGGAGTTCGACCTGGCCGATTATTCCATCCGCCAGGGCCGACTGCGCCAGCACGAAGGGCCCTATAACTTTCTGTGCCGTTTCGACAAATTCACGACCGGCGGCCCCTGGCGCTATCCGCGCACGGTCGAGATCGAATCCGCCGACGGCCGAGCCCTGGCCTTGGAAAACGACGAACTGCTGATCAACGAACCGGTCGACGGCAAGGTCTTCGAGGCGCCAACGCCCAAGGGGATCGAAGTGCGGTGGCTGAAGTAG
- a CDS encoding Mut7-C RNAse domain-containing protein: MAEVERILVDAMLGRLARWLRLLGLDATLLQRPPSQPPPDQLLLTRRVKLRGRRGVVFIEHDRLVDQLRQTVGLPGLNIRPEAFFTRCLECNQPVRAIGRDQAAAVVADHVLMTAERFTQCPRCGKVFWPGSHGQRALEFLRQAGAWPIHPNGRRGDANRSEIAEQGS, translated from the coding sequence GTGGCTGAAGTAGAGCGCATCTTGGTCGATGCGATGCTGGGCCGCCTGGCCAGATGGCTGCGGCTGCTGGGTTTGGACGCGACGCTCCTCCAACGGCCGCCTTCCCAGCCGCCGCCCGACCAACTGCTCCTCACCCGCCGCGTCAAGCTGCGCGGGCGGCGGGGCGTGGTCTTCATCGAACATGACCGCCTGGTCGATCAACTGCGCCAGACCGTTGGCCTGCCGGGCCTGAACATCCGGCCCGAGGCGTTCTTCACCCGTTGCCTGGAGTGCAACCAGCCCGTGCGCGCCATCGGGCGGGATCAGGCCGCGGCCGTGGTCGCCGATCACGTCTTGATGACGGCCGAGCGCTTCACGCAGTGCCCTCGCTGCGGCAAGGTCTTTTGGCCGGGCAGCCACGGCCAACGGGCGCTGGAATTTCTGCGCCAGGCCGGCGCCTGGCCCATCCATCCCAACGGCCGGCGCGGCGACGCCAACCGGTCAGAAATCGCGGAGCAAGGCTCATGA
- the aroF gene encoding 3-deoxy-7-phosphoheptulonate synthase — MIIQMEAKAGEKQLERLVERLGNDGFPPEMLDISRGDTFILVGLKGDTRAIDEGAYRALDYVLDVIRISDPCKELTRDFHPRPSIIRLGSGLRIGKDLAVIAGPCAIESRDQLMKTAKLVVDAGANILRGGAFKPRTIHRSFQGLREDGLKLLAEAREKFGIPVITEIMDARDIHLFVEYDIDIWQVGARNCLNYTLLDALAEMKNPKPVVLKRGDHVSISEFLGAALRLYDGNTKVILCERGDKTVDPVYRNVLNLNNVAWLKKRYHLPVLVDPSHGTGVRQIVPDMALAGIAAGADGLMVEVHHKPEEALCDGAQSLSADFKKLTPLVRQVFELRRQAKML, encoded by the coding sequence ATGATCATCCAGATGGAGGCCAAGGCAGGCGAAAAGCAACTGGAGCGCCTGGTCGAAAGGTTGGGCAACGACGGCTTCCCGCCCGAGATGCTCGACATTTCCCGGGGCGACACCTTCATCCTGGTCGGCCTGAAAGGCGACACCCGGGCCATCGACGAAGGGGCCTACCGCGCCCTGGACTACGTCCTCGACGTCATTCGCATCTCCGACCCCTGCAAGGAACTGACCCGCGATTTTCATCCCCGGCCCTCGATCATCCGCTTGGGTAGCGGACTGCGCATCGGCAAGGACTTGGCCGTCATCGCCGGGCCCTGCGCCATCGAAAGCCGCGACCAATTGATGAAAACGGCCAAGCTGGTAGTGGACGCCGGGGCCAACATCCTGCGCGGCGGGGCTTTCAAGCCGCGCACGATCCACCGCAGCTTTCAGGGCCTGCGCGAGGACGGCCTGAAGCTGCTGGCCGAGGCCCGCGAAAAGTTCGGCATCCCGGTCATCACCGAAATAATGGACGCCAGAGATATACATTTATTTGTAGAGTATGATATCGATATCTGGCAGGTCGGCGCGCGCAACTGCCTCAACTACACCCTGCTCGACGCCCTGGCCGAGATGAAAAACCCCAAACCCGTGGTGCTCAAGCGCGGCGACCACGTCTCCATCAGCGAATTTTTGGGCGCGGCCCTGCGCCTCTACGACGGCAACACCAAGGTTATCCTCTGCGAACGCGGCGACAAGACCGTCGACCCGGTCTACCGCAACGTGCTAAACCTCAACAACGTGGCCTGGCTGAAAAAACGCTATCACCTGCCCGTGCTGGTCGACCCCAGCCACGGCACCGGCGTGCGCCAGATCGTGCCGGACATGGCCCTGGCCGGCATCGCCGCCGGGGCCGACGGCCTGATGGTCGAAGTGCATCACAAGCCAGAGGAGGCCCTCTGCGACGGGGCCCAGAGCCTCAGCGCCGACTTCAAGAAACTCACGCCCCTGGTGCGCCAGGTTTTCGAACTGCGCCGCCAGGCCAAAATGCTCTGA